The following is a genomic window from Opitutus sp. GAS368.
AGGCGAAGGCGGCGATGAGCAGGATGACTTCGGGCATCTGGCGGCAAGATTCGAGGGCCTCAGCGTGCCGCCACGCGCCTTCGTAGAGCAACAGAATATGCCAGAGATAAATCTCGAGGGTGTAGGGCCCGAGGAACGAAACGATGCTGGCGCGGCAGCTCCAGCCGAGCGCGATGCCCACCGACAGCATGGCCACCATCGCGAGGTCGTAGACCAGGAGCGGGGGGCGCGCGTAGGCCCAGTCCATGTTGTTCAATTCGAAGTGGGCGCCCACCGCGCTGCGATCGGTCAGGTAACGGAAATCCGCGACCAGCGCGCCGAGCGCCACCAGCGTGGCGGCGCCGGCCAGGACCAGGAGGGTCCGGCGCGAGAAAAAGGAGATGAGCGCCTTGAAGTGCAGGCCGCTGAAGAAATAGCACAGCCAGAACAGCGCGCAGGGCCGGCACCAATAATAATAGCTCAGGATGCCGCGATAGCACAGCACTCCGAGGACGACATGCAGCGCGAGGAACAGCAGCGCCAGGCCCAGGATGGCCGGCTCCAGTTTGACGGTCCCGCCGGTCGCACGCTCAATCCAGCGAGGCAGTGCCGCCAGGAACGGTTGCAGGAGATACAGCTGGAGGATCAGCGGGATGAAATACAGGGTGGGTTCCACGCCGAGATAGCACAGCCGCTGTGCCAGCCAACCCAGCTTGGCGTTGAAACCGGGCAGGGCCTGCCAGGTTACATAGTGGTTGAGCAGGAAAAACGAGGCGACGCTGGCGGCGAGGTAGGGCAGCCCGATGCGGACCAGGCGGCTGCGGTAGTAGGCTCCCACCGAGGGTCGCGCCGAACTGAAGCCCGCCAGCACGCCCGAGATAAAAATGAACACCGGCACCGCGAAGTTGAACAACTGTCCGACCACCAGCCCGAGGTAGAAGGAAGGCGTCCAAGCGTTCTCCACGGTGACGAAACTGCCGCCAAAATGAATGCACACGACCCCGAAGATCGCGGCCCCCCGAAGGGTGTCGAGGTAGGCGTTGCGTGCGCGGGGCGCAGCGGCGGCGGCGGGATGGGCGGCGGGATTCATTGGTTGCTTAGTCCCTCCACCTGCAGGTGGCGGTAAACAAAATACTCGGACTCGGGCGGAGTGATCGCGGCGGGCGCCGGTTTGCGGGGCAGCGTCCGGTGTTCGTTCCGGCCGTAGGCTTCATAGTGCGCGCGCGCGCCTTCCTCCAGGGGCTGGCCTCGCCCCACGACGAACGCTTTGACGTCGGGATTTTGCTCGAGATAGCCGAGCCAGTCGGGAACCTCGCGGGGATTGGATTTCATCGGCAGGCGGCGGTGTTCGGCCGCGCCGTGTTTTTCGTAGTGCTCGCGCGCACCCGCCTCCAGCGGCTGGCCGCTGGCGACCACAGCGTCCTTGACGTCGGGGTTTTGTTCGAGATAGCCGAGCCAGTCGGGCGTCTCGTTGTCCGGCGCGTCGCGGAGTTCGATGACATTTTCGCCGGCGTCCGCCGCAAACTCGAGCACGGCGTGCTGCCATTCGGTGCGACCGCGGAGGAGGAAATCCTGCACCAGCCGCCCGTTGTGGAGCACGCTGAGACGGCCTTCGTCGCGCACCTGCAGGCGCGCGTCAAAGGTGAGCCGGAGGCGCCGGAGGCGGGGATTGGCGGGAATTTCGATCCGCACCGTGGGCTGCCTGGCCCAGCGGAACAGCGGCAGGTCCCACCGGACGTAGGGGCCTTCGAGGTCCGCCAAACCGTTGATCGAAAGGTTTCGCACCGGCTTCATGGAAATCAACTCCGAACGGAATAGGGTGGTGGCATTGAACGCCGGCTCGGTCTCCACCTCGGAGGGCTTGATCGTGTAGGGCAGGTCGCCGTAGCCGATCTTGCGGCCGGTGGCGCGATCGAACACCTGGATGGCGAGGCGCTTGAACGGCTTGGACAGGCCGAATTTGACCTCGCCCGAATGGTCCTGCGCCATGAGCGGCACAGTGGTGCCGTCCTCCATCTCGGCATTGATCTCGACGCGGGCGTCGTCGCGTGGATTGAGGCCGTTGACCCGCAGGCTGCAATGCCGGAAGCGTTCGGGTTCCCCCGCGCCGTAGCGCACGAGGACGACGATGTTGGCGTTGGCTGGACTGGCCTTCGTCTCATTGGCGTGCGGCATGAGGCCGGCGTAATCAAAGGCGTTGACGCCTTTCCCGATGGTGCCGAGGAATTCCACGCCGGCGGTCTTCTTGTCCGGCACAGCGACGACGGCGTGGGAGGCGATATGCGCGATGTTGCTGTAGATGTTATTGCGGGTGAATCCCCAGAAGGAAAAAATGTTGTATCTGGCGGGGTCGACCGGCTGGTTCGAGGTGAACCGCTGGTTGTGGCCCAGGTTCATCAGGAGGAAGGCCCGCTCGTTCGTGCCGTCCGTGATGACGTTGACGCGCGGCTGTTCGGCGAGGCGGTCGCGCAGCATCGGCGGCACATCCGGGAGGATGACCGGCGGGGTGTATTCGGTGGACGGGAGCCAGAACGGCCGGTTGCGGTTTTCGTTGAGATAGATGACCGAGAACCAGAGGGCGGTGGCCATGACCAGGAAAAACACCGCGCGCTTAATCCCGTGAAGAATGCGCGAGCCGCCGCCGTCCCACACCGCGGCGGCGCAGGGCGCCAGCAGCGTCAGCGCGGGAAGGAAGT
Proteins encoded in this region:
- a CDS encoding acyltransferase, which gives rise to MNPAAHPAAAAAPRARNAYLDTLRGAAIFGVVCIHFGGSFVTVENAWTPSFYLGLVVGQLFNFAVPVFIFISGVLAGFSSARPSVGAYYRSRLVRIGLPYLAASVASFFLLNHYVTWQALPGFNAKLGWLAQRLCYLGVEPTLYFIPLILQLYLLQPFLAALPRWIERATGGTVKLEPAILGLALLFLALHVVLGVLCYRGILSYYYWCRPCALFWLCYFFSGLHFKALISFFSRRTLLVLAGAATLVALGALVADFRYLTDRSAVGAHFELNNMDWAYARPPLLVYDLAMVAMLSVGIALGWSCRASIVSFLGPYTLEIYLWHILLLYEGAWRHAEALESCRQMPEVILLIAAFACLLLAGAKYGWTAGVALVRQYRLVLVRNPW